The Williamsia sp. DF01-3 genome has a window encoding:
- a CDS encoding isopenicillin N synthase family oxygenase, giving the protein MLAIPPVDLLEASRDPETRARQIELLDTACSRTGYALLTGHRIPTSLLTELYSVSRQFFLLSDTEKAAVRQPAPEQVRGWTGLGSEGMAYSLDEESHGDLKEKMDIGPVSGPTVGQPGAGPMAYPNLWPRFPERFRAVWEDYYRHMQRVGAELLSLAAEGFGLPSDHFAPMFDTEMSMLRGLYFPPQPEPPLAHQARAGIHTDYGAFTVVSAESSPGGLQVLDPDGEWLEVTTTPATLVVLTGDLLAEWTGDHWPATLHRTANPPRSVAFDSSRLSFAFYQHPNFDVSVAALPPFAASDPTAVPDPLRAGDHLAEKYVRQTTFGRRTAD; this is encoded by the coding sequence GTGCTCGCCATCCCGCCGGTCGACCTGCTCGAAGCCTCCCGCGACCCCGAAACACGGGCGCGCCAGATCGAGCTGCTCGACACCGCCTGCTCCCGCACCGGCTACGCGTTGCTCACCGGTCACCGCATCCCGACCTCGTTGCTCACCGAGCTGTACAGCGTGAGCAGGCAGTTCTTCCTCTTGTCCGACACAGAGAAAGCAGCCGTGAGGCAGCCGGCGCCTGAGCAGGTCCGCGGCTGGACGGGACTCGGATCCGAGGGGATGGCTTACTCGCTCGACGAGGAATCGCACGGCGACCTCAAGGAGAAGATGGACATCGGCCCGGTGTCGGGCCCGACGGTGGGGCAGCCCGGCGCCGGCCCGATGGCCTATCCGAATCTGTGGCCGCGATTTCCCGAGCGGTTCCGAGCGGTGTGGGAGGACTACTACCGCCACATGCAGCGGGTCGGCGCCGAACTGCTGTCGCTGGCGGCAGAGGGGTTCGGTCTGCCGTCGGATCATTTTGCGCCGATGTTCGACACCGAGATGAGCATGCTTCGCGGACTGTACTTTCCGCCTCAACCCGAGCCGCCCCTGGCACATCAGGCGCGCGCCGGCATTCACACGGACTACGGCGCGTTCACCGTGGTCTCCGCGGAGTCGTCGCCGGGAGGCCTTCAGGTACTCGACCCCGACGGCGAATGGCTGGAGGTCACCACCACCCCGGCCACGTTGGTGGTGCTCACCGGTGACCTGCTCGCGGAATGGACCGGTGATCATTGGCCGGCCACCTTGCACCGCACGGCCAATCCGCCGCGATCGGTGGCCTTCGACAGCTCGCGCCTGAGTTTCGCCTTCTACCAACACCCCAATTTTGATGTGTCGGTTGCGGCCCTACCGCCCTTTGCGGCGTCGGATCCGACGGCCGTACCCGACCCACTGCGTGCCGGCGACCACCTTGCCGAGAAGTACGTACGGCAGACCACCTTCGGCCGGCGCACCGCCGATTGA
- a CDS encoding isopenicillin N synthase family oxygenase: MSVVPVIDISALHGDDDNAKAAVAAELDHACREIGFFQITNHGIDAQVIADMYRTSDEFFSLPEAEKRHVAQPSPDTVRGYSSIGEQAFSYSEDVHQPRDLHEKFDVGPVDFDRDDPYFSVENAGPHFLPNQWPQRPAEMEQAWSTYFRAMNGLSRNLMSAFARGLGLDPDYFVDTIDKDISMLRAINYPHMTTPPQPGQMRAGAHTDYGSLTIVRQEEAPGGLEVFTMDGDWIPVPVVPGALVVNIGDLMAQWTNDQWTSTRHRVRTPRPDATGDTRRMSLVFFHQPNYDAMIECLPTCLAPGEEPKYRPISSGDHLTEKFAKTIALTPR, from the coding sequence ATGTCTGTAGTACCGGTGATCGACATTTCCGCACTGCACGGAGACGACGACAACGCCAAGGCCGCGGTGGCGGCCGAACTCGACCATGCATGCCGCGAGATCGGGTTCTTCCAAATCACCAATCATGGAATCGACGCTCAGGTGATCGCCGACATGTACCGCACATCCGACGAGTTCTTTTCGCTCCCCGAAGCCGAGAAGCGGCACGTCGCTCAGCCGAGCCCGGACACCGTGCGCGGTTACTCGTCCATCGGGGAGCAGGCGTTCTCCTACAGCGAGGATGTCCACCAGCCGCGTGACCTGCACGAGAAGTTCGACGTGGGCCCGGTCGACTTCGATCGCGACGACCCATACTTCTCGGTGGAGAACGCAGGTCCGCACTTCCTGCCCAACCAGTGGCCGCAGCGTCCGGCGGAGATGGAACAAGCCTGGAGCACGTACTTCCGCGCGATGAACGGCCTCTCCCGCAACCTGATGAGTGCCTTCGCCCGCGGACTCGGACTCGATCCCGACTACTTCGTCGACACCATCGACAAGGACATCAGCATGCTCCGGGCCATCAACTACCCGCACATGACCACACCGCCCCAGCCGGGTCAGATGCGCGCGGGCGCCCACACCGACTACGGCAGTCTGACCATCGTCCGGCAGGAAGAGGCGCCCGGTGGACTCGAGGTGTTCACCATGGACGGGGACTGGATCCCGGTGCCGGTTGTCCCGGGTGCACTGGTGGTCAACATCGGAGACCTGATGGCGCAGTGGACCAACGACCAGTGGACGTCCACCCGGCACCGTGTGCGTACGCCACGGCCCGACGCGACCGGCGACACCCGGCGGATGTCCCTGGTGTTCTTCCACCAACCGAACTACGACGCGATGATCGAATGCCTGCCCACCTGCCTGGCGCCAGGGGAAGAGCCGAAGTACCGGCCGATCAGTTCGGGTGACCACCTCACCGAAAAGTTTGCCAAGACGATCGCCCTCACGCCTCGCTGA
- a CDS encoding 2Fe-2S iron-sulfur cluster binding domain-containing protein — protein sequence MSGSSFEIELRRTGRVVTVPADRTALAVVRDVVPTAEFNCLQGECGACVATVLEGTPDHRDTVLSDRARAAGKRIILCVSRSLSDRLVIDL from the coding sequence ATGTCGGGCTCGAGCTTCGAGATCGAGCTGCGGCGCACCGGACGGGTGGTGACGGTACCGGCCGACCGGACCGCGTTGGCCGTGGTCCGCGATGTGGTGCCCACCGCCGAGTTCAACTGTCTCCAAGGCGAGTGCGGCGCATGCGTGGCCACAGTGCTCGAAGGCACCCCTGACCACCGCGACACCGTTCTGTCCGACCGGGCAAGAGCCGCAGGCAAGCGAATCATCCTCTGTGTCAGCCGATCCCTCTCGGATCGACTGGTGATCGACCTCTGA
- a CDS encoding VOC family protein has translation MTTTSLSFASVFSADIEKLSTFYRELLGLDEVLELRSEHFRGLRIGGTILGFSAPTAYSMLNLAAPHHEQDGVSSFLTFELPTDADVDTVTAAATAAGATCVKEPGRTYYGAWQSVLLDPDGNAFRLNHLTLEQPS, from the coding sequence ATGACGACAACCAGCCTGTCGTTTGCCAGCGTGTTCAGCGCGGACATCGAGAAGCTCAGCACCTTCTACCGCGAGCTGCTCGGACTCGACGAGGTACTCGAGCTGCGCTCGGAGCACTTTCGGGGACTTCGTATCGGCGGCACCATCCTGGGTTTCAGTGCCCCGACTGCCTATTCGATGCTCAATCTCGCTGCCCCGCACCATGAGCAGGACGGGGTGAGCAGCTTCCTGACGTTCGAACTGCCCACCGATGCCGACGTCGACACCGTCACCGCGGCCGCAACGGCGGCCGGGGCAACCTGCGTAAAAGAACCCGGTCGGACGTACTACGGGGCGTGGCAGTCGGTGCTGCTCGACCCCGACGGCAACGCCTTTCGGCTCAACCACCTGACGCTCGAACAGCCTTCCTGA
- a CDS encoding uracil-xanthine permease family protein, with protein MSIFDWQLKTGDAVVAPHERLSWPRTVGIGLQHVVAMFGATFLVPVLTGFPPATTLLFSGIGTILFLIITRNRLPSYLGSSFAIIAPTIAAGASHGPSGALGGIVVVGALLMIIGVVVHFVGIGWIEALMPPVVTGAIVALVGFNLAPTAKTNFEEDAITAFIVLVLLLLSLVLFRGLLGRLAIFTSVVIGYFIALARDKVDTDPIGQADWFGLPDFTAPTFHLSVLPMFIPVVLVLVVENIGHVKSINTMTGINNDHRIGRALAADGLATVLAGSGGGSATTTYAENIGVMAATKVYSTAAYWVAGGAAILLGLSPKVGAVIASIPPGVLGGVTTALYGLVGILGVHIWVTNKVDFSKPINQFTAAIALVIGIADFSWKIGDLSFGGIALGAISAVVIYHVMRLIGQWRGTVVVDERVPATTGPTDPERPHSAEKQEI; from the coding sequence ATGTCCATATTCGACTGGCAACTCAAAACCGGTGACGCCGTCGTGGCGCCCCACGAACGCCTCAGCTGGCCGCGCACCGTCGGCATCGGGCTACAGCACGTGGTCGCGATGTTCGGCGCGACATTCCTCGTCCCGGTCCTCACCGGTTTCCCTCCGGCCACCACGCTGCTGTTCTCCGGTATCGGGACCATCCTCTTCCTCATCATCACGCGTAACCGGCTACCCAGCTACCTGGGCTCGAGTTTCGCGATCATCGCCCCCACGATCGCGGCGGGCGCCTCACACGGCCCGTCCGGCGCACTCGGGGGAATCGTTGTGGTCGGCGCCTTGCTGATGATCATCGGTGTGGTGGTCCACTTCGTCGGCATCGGCTGGATCGAAGCGTTGATGCCCCCGGTGGTGACCGGCGCCATCGTGGCTCTGGTCGGGTTCAACCTCGCGCCCACGGCCAAGACCAACTTCGAAGAAGACGCCATCACCGCCTTCATCGTGCTTGTGCTGCTGCTGTTGTCGTTGGTGCTGTTCCGCGGCTTGCTCGGTCGACTCGCCATCTTCACCAGCGTGGTGATCGGCTACTTCATCGCCCTGGCCCGCGACAAGGTCGACACCGATCCCATCGGACAGGCCGACTGGTTCGGTCTGCCCGACTTCACCGCACCCACCTTCCACCTCTCGGTACTGCCCATGTTCATCCCGGTGGTGCTCGTGCTGGTCGTCGAGAACATCGGGCACGTCAAATCCATCAACACCATGACCGGCATCAACAACGACCACCGGATCGGGCGGGCACTGGCGGCCGATGGCCTCGCAACCGTGCTGGCCGGTAGCGGCGGCGGTTCTGCCACCACCACATACGCCGAGAACATCGGCGTCATGGCCGCCACCAAGGTGTATTCCACCGCCGCCTACTGGGTGGCAGGAGGCGCCGCGATCCTGCTCGGCCTATCGCCAAAGGTGGGTGCGGTCATCGCGTCCATCCCGCCGGGTGTTCTCGGCGGCGTGACCACCGCGCTGTACGGCCTCGTCGGTATCCTCGGCGTCCACATCTGGGTCACCAACAAGGTGGACTTCTCCAAGCCCATCAACCAGTTCACCGCGGCGATAGCTCTTGTCATCGGCATCGCCGACTTCTCGTGGAAGATCGGCGATCTGAGTTTCGGTGGTATTGCTTTGGGCGCCATTTCCGCGGTGGTGATCTACCACGTGATGCGTCTGATCGGACAGTGGCGCGGCACCGTGGTGGTGGACGAACGAGTGCCTGCCACAACCGGGCCGACCGACCCCGAACGTCCGCACAGCGCGGAGAAGCAGGAGATCTGA
- the hydA gene encoding dihydropyrimidinase, with protein sequence MSITLIRGGTVVSSTGRQLIDVLIDGETIVALVEPGATALGADLSATADTVIDATGKYVIPGGVDAHTHMQMPFGGTTASDTFETGTRAAAFGGTTTIVDFAIQTPGERLQDTLGAWHDKAAGNCAIDYGFHQIIGDVNDESLSAMSELVAEGVTSFKLFMAYPGVYYSDDGQILRAMQKSADTGALMMMHAENGIAIDELVAQHLKRGETSPYFHGVSRPWQLEEEATHRAIMLADVTGAPLYVVHVSARQALEQIATARGKGANVFAETCPQYLYLSLEEQLGAAGFEGAKWVCSTPLRSRAEGHQDELWKFIRTGDVSGVATDHCPFCMVDQKELGISDFSKIPNGIGGVEHRLDLMYQGVVDGRISLERWVEVCATTPARMFGMYPRKGVISPGADADVVIYDPAGHTSIGLGKTHHMNMDYSAWEGFEIDGAVQTVLSRGKVIVDGGSYLGASSDGRFVRRELSQNLL encoded by the coding sequence ATGTCGATCACACTCATCCGCGGCGGCACGGTGGTGTCCTCGACCGGCAGACAACTCATCGACGTGTTGATCGACGGCGAGACGATCGTCGCGCTCGTCGAACCGGGCGCCACTGCGCTCGGCGCCGATCTCTCCGCCACCGCCGACACCGTCATCGACGCCACCGGCAAGTACGTCATCCCCGGCGGTGTGGACGCGCACACCCATATGCAGATGCCATTCGGTGGCACCACCGCGTCGGACACCTTCGAAACAGGTACCCGTGCAGCGGCTTTCGGCGGCACCACCACCATCGTCGACTTCGCCATCCAGACACCCGGGGAGCGATTGCAGGACACCCTCGGCGCGTGGCATGACAAAGCGGCGGGCAACTGCGCGATCGACTACGGGTTCCATCAGATCATCGGCGATGTCAACGACGAATCCCTCTCGGCCATGAGCGAACTGGTGGCCGAAGGGGTCACCAGCTTCAAGTTGTTCATGGCGTACCCGGGCGTCTACTACTCCGATGACGGCCAGATCTTGCGGGCGATGCAGAAGTCCGCCGACACCGGCGCATTGATGATGATGCACGCCGAGAACGGCATCGCCATTGACGAATTGGTGGCCCAGCACCTCAAGCGTGGAGAGACCTCCCCGTACTTCCACGGTGTCTCACGCCCGTGGCAGCTCGAGGAAGAGGCCACGCACCGGGCCATCATGCTCGCCGATGTCACCGGAGCGCCGCTCTACGTGGTGCACGTGTCCGCCCGGCAGGCCCTCGAGCAGATCGCGACCGCACGTGGCAAGGGCGCCAACGTGTTCGCCGAGACATGCCCGCAATACCTGTACCTCTCGCTGGAGGAACAACTCGGCGCCGCGGGCTTCGAGGGTGCGAAGTGGGTGTGTTCGACCCCGCTGCGCTCACGTGCCGAGGGTCATCAGGACGAGCTGTGGAAGTTCATCCGAACCGGCGATGTGTCCGGTGTCGCCACCGACCACTGCCCGTTCTGCATGGTGGACCAGAAGGAACTCGGAATCTCCGACTTCTCCAAGATCCCCAACGGAATCGGCGGTGTCGAACACCGGCTCGACCTCATGTACCAGGGCGTGGTCGACGGACGCATCAGCCTGGAGCGGTGGGTGGAGGTGTGTGCCACCACGCCGGCCCGCATGTTCGGGATGTACCCCCGCAAGGGAGTGATCTCCCCGGGCGCCGACGCGGACGTGGTGATCTACGACCCGGCAGGTCACACGAGCATCGGTCTGGGCAAAACGCACCACATGAACATGGACTACTCGGCCTGGGAGGGTTTCGAGATCGACGGCGCCGTGCAGACGGTGCTCTCCCGGGGCAAGGTCATCGTCGATGGTGGCAGTTACCTCGGAGCCAGCTCAGACGGGCGGTTCGTGCGCCGCGAGCTGTCACAGAACCTGCTCTGA
- a CDS encoding TIGR03842 family LLM class F420-dependent oxidoreductase, whose translation MDFGVVMQCNPPASRVVELAVSAENRGFSHVWTFDSHVLWQEPNVIYSQILAATRNVTVGPMVTNPLTRDATVTASTFATLNSMFGNRTVCGIGRGDSAVRVLSGKPSTLATLRESIDVIKELGNGRSATINGTTVRFPWAGKSRLDVYGAGYGPKALEMIGQVADGFILQLADPAIVRWTVERVKQAAEAAGRDPAAVSIVVAAPAYVGDDLDHQRDQCRWFGGMVGNHVADLVDKYGGDGAQVPSALTDYIKNRQGYDYNEHGRVGNSHTAFVPDEIIDRFCILGPPERHVERLEELHALGVDQFAVYLQHDGKDTTLDAYGETIIPALAPTVAARS comes from the coding sequence ATGGACTTCGGTGTTGTCATGCAATGCAATCCGCCGGCATCGCGGGTGGTCGAACTGGCCGTCTCGGCCGAGAACCGTGGCTTCAGCCACGTGTGGACCTTCGACTCCCACGTGTTGTGGCAGGAGCCGAACGTGATCTACAGCCAGATCCTCGCGGCCACCCGCAATGTGACCGTCGGTCCGATGGTCACCAATCCGCTCACGCGTGACGCAACGGTGACCGCCTCGACGTTCGCCACGCTCAACTCGATGTTCGGAAATCGCACGGTGTGCGGTATCGGCCGGGGCGACTCGGCCGTGCGTGTGCTGTCGGGCAAGCCATCCACACTGGCGACATTGCGCGAAAGCATCGATGTCATCAAGGAACTCGGCAACGGGCGTAGTGCCACGATCAACGGCACGACCGTGCGCTTCCCCTGGGCGGGCAAGTCGCGTCTCGACGTCTACGGCGCCGGGTACGGACCGAAGGCCCTAGAGATGATCGGTCAGGTCGCCGACGGGTTCATCCTGCAACTCGCCGATCCCGCCATCGTCCGATGGACGGTGGAACGCGTGAAGCAGGCAGCCGAGGCGGCGGGGCGTGATCCCGCGGCGGTATCGATCGTGGTCGCCGCCCCGGCCTACGTCGGAGACGATCTGGACCACCAACGCGATCAATGCCGCTGGTTCGGCGGAATGGTGGGCAACCACGTCGCCGACCTCGTCGACAAATACGGCGGTGACGGCGCGCAGGTACCTTCGGCCCTCACCGACTACATCAAGAACCGGCAGGGTTACGACTACAACGAGCACGGCCGAGTGGGCAACAGCCACACAGCATTTGTGCCCGACGAGATCATCGATCGGTTCTGCATCCTCGGCCCACCGGAGCGTCACGTCGAGCGACTGGAGGAACTGCACGCCCTCGGTGTCGACCAGTTCGCCGTCTACCTTCAGCACGACGGTAAGGACACCACACTCGACGCGTACGGCGAGACGATCATTCCCGCCCTCGCGCCCACAGTCGCTGCGCGATCATGA
- a CDS encoding M20 family metallo-hydrolase yields MTSSGSHASGSVRVESTSASDTAFLDDFATMSTFGATTAGGVERQAATAADADNRRWLGRWLTDRGFTVLYDRVGNMFGLYELVPGAPYVLAGSHLDSQPRGGRFDGAYGVLAAAHAMDRLRRHYTDHPEHARHNLAVINWFNEEGSRFKPSMQGSGVFTGKIALQAALDTTDADGTTVAQALGSWDMLGDSDVFTVGDHHTAGGRAVASYAEIHIEQGRELDKAGVLMGVVPSTWGANKYEISVLGAQSHTGATAIADRQDALYGAAKVVVALRELADEYGDDLHTSCGQLTVYPNSPVVVAREVDMHLDLRSPSDELLEEADAKLIRAFAEIEVAADVKIERRFAHTWKGHTYQPEGVALAEEVIDALGHSHMQVRTRAGHDSTNMKDVVPTVMLFIPSVDGVSHAENEYTHDGDLTAGVDVLTETVARMVEGKL; encoded by the coding sequence ATGACCTCTTCCGGATCGCACGCCTCCGGGTCCGTTCGTGTCGAATCGACGTCGGCGTCCGACACCGCGTTCCTCGATGACTTCGCCACCATGTCGACCTTCGGTGCCACCACGGCGGGCGGTGTCGAACGACAGGCCGCGACAGCCGCCGATGCCGACAACCGGCGCTGGCTGGGCCGGTGGCTCACCGATCGCGGGTTCACCGTTCTCTACGACCGCGTCGGCAACATGTTCGGCCTCTACGAACTCGTGCCGGGTGCGCCCTATGTGCTGGCGGGTTCGCATCTGGACAGTCAGCCACGCGGCGGACGCTTCGACGGCGCGTACGGTGTGCTGGCCGCCGCCCACGCGATGGACAGGCTGCGCCGTCACTACACCGACCATCCGGAGCATGCCAGGCACAACCTGGCAGTGATCAACTGGTTCAACGAGGAGGGCTCCCGTTTCAAGCCGTCGATGCAGGGCAGTGGCGTCTTCACCGGGAAGATCGCCCTGCAGGCCGCCCTCGACACCACCGACGCCGACGGGACCACCGTGGCGCAGGCGTTGGGCTCGTGGGACATGCTCGGCGACAGCGACGTCTTCACCGTCGGTGACCACCACACCGCCGGCGGCCGCGCTGTCGCGTCGTACGCCGAGATCCACATCGAGCAGGGCCGCGAGCTGGACAAGGCCGGTGTGCTGATGGGTGTGGTGCCCTCCACCTGGGGAGCCAACAAATACGAGATCTCGGTGCTGGGCGCTCAATCCCATACCGGCGCCACCGCCATCGCCGACCGTCAGGATGCCCTGTACGGAGCAGCGAAAGTTGTTGTGGCACTGCGCGAACTCGCTGATGAGTACGGTGATGACCTGCACACGTCCTGTGGTCAGCTGACCGTGTACCCCAACTCGCCGGTGGTGGTCGCCCGCGAGGTGGACATGCATCTCGACCTGCGTTCGCCGTCCGATGAGCTGCTCGAGGAGGCCGACGCCAAGTTGATCCGGGCGTTCGCCGAGATCGAGGTGGCCGCCGACGTCAAGATCGAGCGACGTTTCGCACACACCTGGAAAGGCCATACCTATCAGCCCGAAGGCGTGGCTTTGGCCGAAGAGGTGATCGATGCCCTCGGGCACAGCCACATGCAGGTGCGTACCCGTGCAGGCCACGACTCGACCAACATGAAGGACGTGGTTCCCACCGTGATGTTGTTCATCCCGAGCGTCGACGGGGTATCCCACGCCGAGAACGAATACACGCACGACGGCGATCTCACCGCGGGGGTCGACGTGCTGACCGAGACCGTGGCGCGGATGGTGGAAGGCAAACTGTGA